Proteins encoded within one genomic window of Formosa agariphila KMM 3901:
- a CDS encoding glycosyltransferase family 4 protein, producing MHKVKLKIAFLTPEYPHPEVNHAAGLGTSIGNLTKALAEQGHSIYVFVYGQKQDLEFKEDGIHFYLIEDKSGFAKWFQYRKHIQRSIQNVIFKENIDVLEVPDWTGISALMKFSVPVIMRFHGSDRYFCYLENRKQKLKNKLFELLAVKAAVAYIAPTAFAGQLSKQLFKISDNKPIATIHYGLQLDNFENDKPKLFKSNTILYIGTIVRKKGVLELPGIFKRVKQEVPNAKLILIGSDAPDILTESPSTWELLKQDFQEEDLKDVQYLGKVPYTEVQTYIKNAHVCVFPTFAETLGMVTIEAMALQKPVVNSNIGWAQELMEDGKSGYLIHPTAHKDYADKIVLLLKDENLCLQIGKAAKQFVEERFDIKKQAYKNIEFYKTVLK from the coding sequence ATGCATAAGGTTAAATTAAAAATTGCATTTTTAACTCCAGAGTACCCGCATCCGGAAGTAAATCATGCTGCAGGCTTAGGAACTAGTATAGGTAATCTAACAAAAGCACTAGCAGAACAAGGCCATTCAATTTATGTGTTTGTTTATGGACAAAAGCAAGATTTAGAATTTAAAGAAGATGGCATTCATTTTTATTTAATTGAAGATAAGTCTGGGTTTGCAAAATGGTTTCAGTATAGAAAACATATTCAGCGTAGTATTCAAAACGTAATATTTAAGGAAAATATAGATGTTTTAGAAGTCCCAGATTGGACGGGGATTTCAGCCTTAATGAAGTTTTCTGTACCAGTAATTATGCGATTTCATGGTAGTGACAGGTACTTTTGTTATTTGGAAAATCGAAAACAAAAACTAAAAAATAAATTATTTGAACTTTTAGCCGTAAAAGCTGCAGTAGCTTATATAGCACCCACGGCTTTTGCAGGACAATTATCTAAACAACTATTTAAAATATCAGATAATAAACCTATAGCAACTATTCATTATGGTTTACAATTGGATAATTTTGAAAATGATAAACCTAAATTATTTAAATCCAATACCATATTATATATTGGAACAATAGTTAGAAAGAAAGGCGTATTGGAATTACCCGGGATTTTTAAAAGGGTAAAACAAGAAGTCCCAAATGCAAAACTAATTTTAATAGGGAGTGATGCCCCCGATATTCTAACAGAAAGTCCATCAACTTGGGAATTACTGAAACAAGATTTTCAGGAAGAGGATTTAAAAGATGTCCAATACCTAGGGAAAGTACCCTATACCGAAGTGCAAACTTATATTAAAAATGCGCATGTTTGTGTGTTTCCAACGTTTGCAGAAACACTAGGTATGGTTACCATAGAGGCAATGGCCCTGCAAAAACCAGTAGTCAATAGTAATATTGGTTGGGCCCAAGAACTTATGGAAGATGGTAAAAGCGGCTATTTAATCCACCCTACAGCTCATAAGGACTATGCGGATAAAATTGTCTTGTTATTAAAAGATGAAAATTTATGTTTACAGATAGGTAAAGCAGCGAAACAGTTTGTTGAAGAGCGTTTTGATATAAAGAAACAAGCTTACAAAAATATTGAGTTTTATAAAACAGTATTAAAGTAA
- a CDS encoding glycosyltransferase family 28 protein: MTKKVFVLFPDGVGLRNFALTNFKNEGEKQGFDVWYWNNTDFSLADNLDFQEVKIEDKKTSAMTQLYSRVRKSKDLDFWTKKFDDQVYQTYKFPLPYNGIKNILKSTFISSYIGLGSSEKDIIRLREKIKNEERSTSKFKYCKNQLELHKPEMVLCTSQRATQAIAPLLAAKDLGITTATFIYSWDNVPKAMLVVETDYYFVWSDHMKKELLYYYSFISEDQVKVTGTPQFEPHFDSSLILPKVDFFKENNLDIKKKYICFSGDDETTSPLDQFYLEDLAKAVRQLNKENYNLGIIYRKCPVDFTARYNAVLERYKDVIVPIAPIWEPIGENWNQIVPSKEDFKMLINVCVHTELVTNVCSSTVFDFVIHDKPCIYYNYEQPQLKKGIRDIGQNYNYVHFRSMPNDNAVVWAKSKSELKDKVQLLLDNNINPVPITKKWFSKIVGENPSKASETIWKNINALLNA; this comes from the coding sequence ATGACTAAAAAAGTTTTTGTGCTCTTTCCAGATGGAGTAGGTCTTAGGAATTTCGCGTTAACAAATTTTAAGAATGAAGGAGAAAAACAAGGTTTTGATGTTTGGTATTGGAATAATACAGATTTTTCTTTAGCGGATAATTTAGATTTTCAAGAAGTGAAAATTGAAGACAAAAAAACTTCTGCAATGACGCAGTTGTACAGTCGCGTAAGAAAAAGTAAAGATCTTGATTTTTGGACTAAAAAGTTTGACGACCAAGTGTATCAAACCTATAAATTTCCATTACCCTATAATGGTATAAAAAACATATTAAAAAGTACTTTTATAAGTAGTTATATAGGGTTGGGTTCATCAGAGAAGGATATTATTCGTTTACGAGAAAAAATAAAGAATGAAGAACGGTCTACGTCGAAATTTAAATATTGTAAAAATCAATTGGAATTACATAAACCAGAAATGGTTTTATGCACTAGTCAACGTGCAACCCAAGCTATAGCCCCTTTATTAGCCGCAAAAGATTTAGGAATTACAACCGCAACATTTATTTATTCATGGGATAATGTACCAAAAGCGATGTTGGTTGTGGAGACAGATTACTACTTTGTATGGAGTGATCATATGAAAAAAGAACTACTTTATTATTATTCTTTTATTTCTGAAGATCAAGTGAAGGTTACAGGTACACCTCAATTTGAACCTCATTTTGACTCATCTTTAATATTGCCTAAAGTAGACTTTTTTAAAGAAAATAATTTAGATATTAAGAAAAAGTATATCTGCTTTTCTGGTGACGATGAGACAACTTCACCTTTAGATCAGTTTTATTTAGAAGATTTAGCGAAGGCCGTTAGACAGTTGAATAAAGAAAATTATAATTTAGGAATTATATATAGAAAATGCCCTGTAGATTTCACAGCTAGATATAATGCTGTCCTGGAGCGTTATAAGGATGTTATTGTTCCAATAGCTCCAATTTGGGAACCTATAGGCGAAAATTGGAATCAGATTGTTCCATCTAAGGAAGATTTTAAAATGCTTATTAATGTGTGTGTGCATACAGAACTGGTAACAAATGTTTGTTCTTCTACAGTATTCGATTTTGTTATACATGATAAACCATGTATTTACTATAATTACGAACAGCCTCAACTAAAAAAAGGAATTAGAGACATCGGTCAAAATTATAATTATGTCCATTTTAGATCTATGCCTAATGATAATGCTGTAGTTTGGGCTAAAAGTAAATCTGAATTAAAGGATAAAGTACAATTGTTATTAGATAATAACATTAATCCTGTACCCATAACAAAAAAATGGTTTTCTAAAATAGTAGGAGAAAACCCTAGTAAAGCTTCAGAAACGATATGGAAAAATATAAATGCGTTATTAAATGCATAA
- a CDS encoding N-acetylneuraminate synthase family protein, translating to MKNYKKPFVIAEIGCNHKGDMEIAKELIKVAKIFCNADAVKFQKRNNKELLTENQYNAPHPNPANSYGDTYGSHREFLEFNLEQHKTLKAYCEEIGITYSTSVWDTSSAKEIASLNPDFIKIPSACNNHFEMLEWLCENYKGEIHISTGMTSKNEIDTLINYFIDKNRNKDLVVYNCTSGYPVPFSDVCLLDISLLIKKYSGVVKHIGFSGHHLGIAVDIAAFTLGANIIERHYTIDRTWKGTDHAASLEPMGLRKLSRDLTAVYEALSYKQKDILEIEQVQRDKLKYRKN from the coding sequence ATAAAAAATTATAAAAAACCTTTTGTAATCGCAGAGATTGGTTGTAACCATAAAGGAGATATGGAAATAGCTAAAGAACTTATTAAAGTAGCTAAAATTTTTTGTAATGCAGATGCTGTAAAGTTTCAAAAAAGGAACAATAAAGAATTGCTTACAGAAAACCAATACAATGCACCACACCCTAATCCAGCCAACTCTTATGGCGACACTTATGGATCTCACAGAGAGTTTTTAGAATTTAACCTTGAACAACATAAAACGTTAAAAGCGTATTGCGAAGAAATTGGTATTACGTACTCTACGTCTGTTTGGGATACATCTTCTGCAAAAGAAATAGCGTCATTAAATCCTGATTTCATCAAAATTCCTTCGGCTTGTAATAATCACTTCGAGATGTTAGAATGGTTATGTGAAAATTATAAGGGAGAAATTCATATTTCTACAGGAATGACTTCTAAAAATGAAATTGATACTTTAATTAATTACTTTATAGATAAAAATAGAAATAAAGATCTTGTTGTTTATAATTGTACTTCGGGCTACCCTGTTCCCTTTAGTGATGTTTGTCTTTTAGACATTTCATTATTAATAAAAAAATATAGTGGCGTTGTAAAACATATAGGTTTTTCAGGTCACCATTTAGGTATCGCGGTAGATATTGCAGCTTTTACTTTGGGAGCAAACATTATTGAGCGACACTATACAATTGATAGAACATGGAAAGGAACTGATCACGCTGCTTCTTTAGAACCTATGGGATTAAGAAAACTATCTAGGGATTTAACAGCCGTTTATGAAGCACTTAGCTATAAACAAAAAGATATTCTTGAAATTGAACAAGTACAAAGAGACAAACTCAAGTACCGAAAAAATTAA
- a CDS encoding acylneuraminate cytidylyltransferase produces MKTVGFIPIRKGSKGIINKNKKKMVGRPLFCWVLKEAIFSKLDEVYVFTDDTSVVRFIEKEYHWTDKVHVIVRGSENADDLASTESAMIEFSKRIDFKFDVLCLLQATSPFTINIDINNCIDKIVEESYNSALTVVNSHRFIWNSNGEPVNYNMFKRPRRQDFDGLLIENGAVYCTTKKAFLESENRISGTIATVRMCEESLTEIDSSADWVIVEQLLIQRLKEKRAPKRITHFVLDVDGVFTKGTISYTAEGEHTKTFDMRDGMGLEILRQDAVKVMVMTSEDSPLVAARMKKLNIEDVFLGVKDKYAFLADLREKRNLDLEEMAYIGDDVNDLANLCSVGWSFVPGNGTEHVKPYADILLKSNSGEGAIREACEWILKYNKRF; encoded by the coding sequence ATGAAAACAGTAGGCTTTATTCCTATACGAAAAGGATCTAAAGGAATTATAAATAAAAACAAAAAGAAAATGGTTGGAAGGCCATTGTTTTGTTGGGTATTAAAAGAAGCCATTTTTTCTAAACTAGACGAGGTTTATGTCTTTACAGACGATACCTCTGTAGTGCGTTTTATTGAAAAAGAATATCATTGGACAGATAAAGTGCATGTTATAGTTAGGGGTAGCGAAAATGCCGATGATTTAGCTTCTACTGAATCGGCGATGATTGAGTTTTCTAAACGCATAGACTTTAAATTTGATGTTTTGTGTTTATTGCAGGCAACCTCGCCATTTACTATTAATATCGATATAAATAATTGTATCGATAAAATTGTAGAAGAATCTTATAATAGTGCATTAACCGTTGTTAATTCTCATAGATTTATATGGAATTCTAACGGAGAACCGGTTAATTATAATATGTTTAAAAGGCCAAGAAGGCAAGACTTTGATGGTTTGCTTATCGAAAATGGTGCAGTATATTGTACAACAAAGAAGGCTTTTTTAGAGAGTGAAAATAGAATAAGTGGTACGATTGCTACTGTGAGAATGTGTGAAGAATCGCTTACAGAAATAGATTCGTCTGCAGATTGGGTTATTGTAGAGCAGCTTTTAATTCAGAGGTTAAAAGAAAAAAGAGCACCAAAAAGAATTACCCATTTTGTATTGGATGTAGATGGCGTATTTACAAAAGGTACAATTAGTTATACAGCAGAAGGCGAGCATACAAAAACATTTGATATGCGAGATGGAATGGGGCTTGAAATTTTAAGACAAGATGCTGTTAAAGTTATGGTTATGACCTCTGAAGATTCACCTTTAGTTGCTGCTAGGATGAAAAAATTAAATATAGAAGATGTTTTTTTAGGTGTAAAAGATAAATATGCTTTTTTAGCCGATTTAAGGGAAAAGAGAAATCTTGATCTAGAAGAAATGGCTTATATAGGAGATGATGTTAATGATCTTGCAAACTTATGTAGTGTGGGTTGGTCGTTTGTTCCCGGAAACGGAACAGAGCATGTGAAACCGTATGCAGATATTTTGTTGAAATCCAATTCAGGAGAAGGTGCTATTAGAGAAGCCTGCGAGTGGATATTAAAATATAATAAGCGCTTTTAA
- a CDS encoding glycosyltransferase, with translation MISVVIRNKNQKRALTFLLKNLTERYAEDISEILVIDNESTDGSIEIAEEFGARVVTVKQFSYGGSANIAANAAKYPFVVIFSAHSYPVSHDFFKLIKEKFNRNQKLAGLRCLHSPNDYRNYINKVSAKDDANRSGLIFSGSAFSKDVWKKHPFREDVSTFEDKEWSKRVLESGYDIEFVNSIFSYEIKRTRKQVFFRFKNDVVGNYQLWHTDVYLLTVFKQLLADIYGTFKRFFVAIYYSFKRFVFRIKFILNKPSKF, from the coding sequence ATGATTTCAGTAGTTATTAGAAATAAAAATCAAAAGAGGGCTCTAACTTTTTTATTAAAAAATCTCACAGAGCGATATGCAGAAGATATATCTGAAATATTAGTAATAGATAATGAGTCTACAGACGGTAGTATAGAAATTGCAGAGGAATTTGGAGCTAGAGTTGTTACGGTGAAACAGTTTAGTTACGGTGGCAGTGCAAATATAGCTGCAAATGCAGCAAAGTATCCTTTTGTTGTAATTTTTAGTGCCCATTCTTACCCTGTTAGCCATGATTTTTTTAAATTAATTAAAGAAAAATTTAATAGAAACCAGAAATTAGCAGGTTTAAGATGCTTACATAGTCCGAATGATTACAGAAATTATATTAATAAAGTTTCAGCAAAGGATGATGCCAATAGATCAGGGTTAATTTTTTCCGGATCTGCTTTTAGCAAAGACGTTTGGAAAAAACACCCGTTTAGGGAAGATGTATCTACGTTCGAAGATAAAGAGTGGAGTAAACGCGTTCTAGAATCTGGTTACGATATTGAGTTTGTAAATTCTATTTTTAGCTACGAAATAAAAAGAACGAGGAAACAGGTGTTTTTTAGATTTAAGAATGATGTTGTTGGAAACTATCAATTATGGCATACAGATGTTTATTTATTAACTGTTTTTAAACAATTACTGGCAGATATTTACGGAACCTTTAAAAGGTTTTTTGTTGCTATTTACTATAGTTTTAAACGTTTTGTCTTCCGAATTAAATTTATTTTAAATAAACCATCAAAATTTTAA
- a CDS encoding glycosyltransferase family 2 protein, with product MNNEKVSIIVPCYKQAHFLDETLESVLLQTYTNWECIIVNDGSPDHTEDVAKVWLTRDPRFSYIKKENGGLPSARNTGVKNCKGNIILALDSDDVLHIDFLIKLVPVLLNDSSLGIVSCYRKFFKYDKTKTFKNFTESGSDYKDIMYGNRLMPSSIYRKECWEEVGGYDEKMIKGFEDWEFWVNITKRGWKFTFVEEFLFYYRRTETSMLLDTMENHEESNISYIFNKHKEIYIENYSQTLDFLLSKTVTYRSSQKRLKSSKEYLIGKIFMKPFKVVKKLFK from the coding sequence ATGAATAATGAAAAAGTATCTATAATTGTACCTTGTTATAAACAAGCACATTTTCTAGACGAAACCTTAGAATCTGTTTTACTACAAACCTATACTAATTGGGAATGTATTATTGTTAATGATGGTAGCCCAGACCATACTGAAGATGTCGCTAAAGTATGGTTAACACGAGATCCAAGATTTAGTTATATCAAGAAAGAGAATGGGGGATTACCTAGTGCTAGAAATACAGGTGTGAAAAATTGTAAAGGGAATATTATTTTGGCTCTAGATTCTGATGATGTTTTGCATATAGATTTTTTAATAAAATTAGTTCCTGTTTTATTAAATGATAGTTCATTAGGTATTGTTTCTTGTTACAGGAAATTTTTTAAATATGATAAAACTAAAACTTTTAAAAATTTTACGGAATCAGGAAGTGATTATAAGGATATAATGTATGGAAATAGATTAATGCCTTCTTCCATTTATAGAAAAGAATGTTGGGAAGAAGTTGGTGGATATGACGAAAAGATGATAAAAGGATTTGAGGATTGGGAATTTTGGGTCAATATCACAAAGAGAGGATGGAAATTTACTTTTGTTGAAGAATTTCTGTTTTATTATAGAAGAACTGAAACATCAATGTTATTAGATACTATGGAGAATCATGAAGAATCCAATATATCGTATATTTTTAATAAACATAAAGAGATCTATATAGAAAATTACAGTCAAACTTTAGATTTTTTATTAAGTAAAACAGTAACATATAGATCAAGTCAAAAAAGATTGAAATCATCAAAGGAGTACCTTATTGGAAAAATATTTATGAAACCATTTAAAGTCGTTAAAAAACTATTTAAATAA
- a CDS encoding glycosyltransferase family 2 protein yields MPTTPLVSIIIPTYNRAHLIGETLDSVLAQTYQNWECIVVDDGSTDGTDQLMEEYCTKDSRFQYHLRPADRLAGGNGARNYGFEVSKGDYVQWFDSDDLFVVDAIKIKVEAICLNGEVYDYALCGFETFGGEDYYLRTYNLDTLENITHFFLEEGIVLNTPCIMYSRKIIKDITFNESLTRTQDLDFVFRVLKQNGLKGVNIDKVLLRTRMHRQTITHKFKESANKDVVSELSVWKQIYSYLLKESDKKNSNIALEKCLKNIKKLLLNKEVSLFFKELNSLESLNFLLKLKLNGVGFTYYFFNKGGAFYNREMNSYFKNNV; encoded by the coding sequence ATGCCTACAACACCTCTGGTGTCTATAATAATCCCCACCTACAACCGTGCCCATTTAATAGGGGAAACCCTAGACTCTGTCTTGGCACAAACCTACCAAAACTGGGAATGTATTGTGGTAGACGATGGGAGTACCGATGGCACCGACCAGCTCATGGAAGAGTATTGCACTAAAGATTCCCGCTTTCAATACCACCTCCGTCCCGCAGACCGGTTAGCTGGTGGTAATGGGGCTCGGAATTATGGATTTGAGGTAAGTAAGGGGGATTATGTGCAGTGGTTTGATAGCGATGATCTTTTTGTTGTTGATGCTATAAAAATAAAGGTTGAAGCTATATGTTTAAATGGTGAAGTTTATGATTATGCCTTATGTGGCTTTGAAACTTTTGGTGGGGAAGACTATTATCTAAGAACGTATAATTTAGATACTTTAGAAAATATAACTCATTTTTTCTTAGAAGAAGGAATTGTATTGAATACGCCTTGTATTATGTATTCACGAAAAATAATAAAAGATATAACCTTTAATGAGAGTTTAACAAGAACTCAAGATTTAGATTTTGTATTTAGAGTTTTAAAGCAGAACGGATTAAAGGGCGTAAATATTGATAAGGTTTTATTAAGAACTAGAATGCATAGACAAACTATAACACATAAGTTTAAAGAAAGTGCTAATAAAGATGTAGTCTCTGAGTTATCTGTTTGGAAGCAAATCTATAGCTATTTATTAAAGGAGAGTGATAAAAAAAACAGTAATATTGCTTTGGAGAAATGCTTGAAAAACATAAAAAAGCTATTATTAAATAAAGAAGTAAGTTTGTTTTTTAAAGAATTAAACAGTTTAGAATCGTTAAATTTTTTATTAAAATTAAAATTAAATGGTGTTGGTTTTACATATTACTTTTTTAATAAAGGAGGAGCATTTTACAATAGGGAGATGAATAGTTATTTTAAAAATAATGTATGA
- a CDS encoding DUF6266 family protein: MAIFEKGILGGFSGKVGNVVGSRWRGKDVMRSLPQRGNYTPTAKQEEQRKKFKTVISFLTPILSVVNMYFGNKQGDKSRYNLAASYHLREAVIASGLGYAMDYTKVLISKGDLRGIDNGAMTAAAGQTLNFTWVDNSGQGNATAFDEFMVVAYAPDLNTFYTNLAVDTRDATAASVTLPPFMAGFEVEVWASFNKPGTHQAAISTYMGMATIL, encoded by the coding sequence ATGGCAATTTTCGAAAAAGGCATACTAGGCGGATTCTCCGGCAAAGTAGGCAACGTAGTAGGCTCGCGATGGCGAGGAAAAGATGTAATGCGCAGTTTACCTCAACGGGGTAATTATACACCAACTGCTAAGCAGGAGGAACAGCGTAAAAAGTTTAAGACGGTGATTTCGTTTTTAACTCCCATATTATCTGTAGTAAACATGTATTTTGGGAATAAACAAGGCGATAAATCGCGGTATAATTTGGCGGCTTCGTACCACTTACGGGAAGCTGTTATTGCCTCGGGTTTGGGGTATGCTATGGACTATACTAAAGTGCTTATTAGTAAAGGCGATTTACGAGGTATAGACAATGGCGCCATGACAGCGGCGGCGGGGCAGACACTTAATTTTACTTGGGTGGATAACAGTGGGCAAGGTAATGCCACAGCTTTTGATGAGTTTATGGTGGTGGCGTATGCACCAGACCTAAACACGTTTTACACCAATTTAGCAGTAGATACCCGAGATGCAACTGCTGCTAGTGTAACCTTACCACCGTTTATGGCGGGTTTTGAAGTGGAAGTCTGGGCTTCGTTTAACAAACCTGGAACCCACCAAGCGGCGATAAGCACGTACATGGGTATGGCTACCATACTGTAA
- a CDS encoding helix-turn-helix domain-containing protein, with protein sequence MKTTKANTPTALNKDLHFDSEFYKNEEWLTIDATMKHLNVSRSTIYRLRKLGMIPSFKLGGVLLFPKSFLNQLLLHGSKRNLKID encoded by the coding sequence ATGAAGACGACAAAAGCAAACACACCAACAGCCCTAAACAAAGACCTACATTTTGATTCCGAATTTTATAAAAATGAAGAATGGTTAACAATCGATGCCACCATGAAACATTTAAATGTAAGCAGGAGTACCATCTATCGCTTACGTAAACTAGGCATGATTCCCAGTTTCAAATTAGGCGGGGTACTGTTGTTTCCTAAAAGTTTTTTAAATCAGTTACTGTTACATGGTTCTAAGCGTAACTTAAAAATAGATTAA
- a CDS encoding glycosyltransferase family 2 protein, with protein sequence MIDTSFIIIVTYNGMPWLDTCLKSCVDYPVVVVDNGSTDETVDYINKHFPKIIVLPQTENKGFGQANNIGIRYALDQGAEQVFLLNQDAYLVSNVLDKLVQFQNMHQEYGILSPVHITADEKRLDYNFSGYMLRDRSNPFYSDFVLGNTLAAVYPVSFVNAAAWLISKHCLETVGGFDPLFFHYGEDDNYCQRVLFHGLKIGVVPKGYVIHDRADRVRSKVTEFSEHYYSKTLRIFKLKHSNLLNTDKHEKQISQLKKDILKLKLQGKFKRAAQHQKTLMLMLAASPDIMRSREINIQKGKHYLY encoded by the coding sequence ATGATTGACACATCATTTATAATCATAGTCACTTACAATGGCATGCCATGGCTAGATACATGCTTAAAAAGTTGTGTAGACTATCCCGTTGTGGTTGTAGATAATGGGTCTACAGATGAGACGGTAGATTATATTAATAAACACTTTCCAAAAATAATTGTCTTGCCACAAACTGAAAACAAAGGCTTTGGTCAGGCGAATAATATAGGTATTCGGTATGCTTTAGATCAAGGCGCTGAACAAGTGTTTTTGTTAAACCAAGATGCCTATTTGGTGAGTAATGTATTGGATAAGCTAGTTCAATTTCAAAACATGCATCAGGAGTATGGCATTTTAAGTCCTGTACATATTACAGCAGATGAAAAACGGTTAGACTATAATTTTTCTGGCTATATGCTTCGTGATAGATCTAATCCATTTTATTCAGACTTTGTGTTAGGAAATACTTTAGCAGCTGTTTATCCTGTATCGTTTGTAAATGCGGCGGCTTGGTTAATTTCTAAACACTGCTTAGAAACTGTAGGAGGGTTTGATCCTTTGTTTTTTCATTATGGAGAAGATGATAATTACTGCCAACGTGTGTTGTTCCATGGGTTAAAAATTGGTGTCGTTCCAAAGGGGTATGTAATTCACGATAGAGCAGATCGGGTGCGGTCTAAAGTTACAGAGTTTAGTGAGCATTATTACTCTAAAACGTTACGAATATTCAAATTAAAACATTCTAATTTACTAAACACGGACAAGCACGAAAAACAAATATCGCAGTTGAAAAAAGATATTTTAAAATTAAAACTTCAAGGTAAGTTCAAAAGGGCAGCTCAACACCAAAAAACTTTAATGTTAATGTTAGCAGCTAGTCCAGATATTATGAGGAGTCGTGAAATAAATATCCAAAAAGGGAAGCATTATTTGTATTAG
- a CDS encoding glycosyltransferase, protein MIIRPNIMVSVCMITYGHEDYIKQAIEGVLMQECDFEVELLIADDCSPDCTQTIVEEIKRTHKNAHWIRYVKHQPNKGMIPNFVWALQECRGKYIALCEGDDYWTDVLKLQKQVGFMEGNSDFSAIASNSLIKYEGNNKASHNFKKNIKDTLVTNDFLEGRHFHTATYMFKKELFKSDFPTNILSGDRTLFLLISCFGKTKMIPEITAVYRKNEGGISNNVISEQMMRDFNLLPFIKKYSNNKISFDKLKAFIALTVISYSHSIEKKHFLQASLALILSNFKQQTNLKNGIKSVYKNLSIVKKYYYKVK, encoded by the coding sequence ATGATTATTAGACCCAATATTATGGTATCTGTTTGTATGATTACTTATGGACATGAAGATTACATTAAGCAAGCTATTGAAGGTGTTTTAATGCAAGAGTGTGATTTTGAAGTAGAGTTACTAATAGCAGATGACTGTTCTCCAGACTGTACTCAAACAATTGTAGAAGAAATTAAACGTACTCATAAGAATGCTCATTGGATACGTTATGTAAAGCATCAACCAAATAAAGGTATGATTCCAAATTTTGTTTGGGCATTACAAGAGTGTAGAGGAAAATATATTGCTTTGTGTGAAGGAGATGATTATTGGACAGACGTTTTAAAACTGCAAAAACAGGTTGGTTTTATGGAGGGGAATAGTGATTTCTCTGCAATAGCGTCTAATTCTTTGATAAAATATGAAGGTAATAATAAAGCAAGTCATAATTTTAAAAAGAATATTAAAGATACTTTAGTTACCAATGATTTTTTAGAAGGGCGACATTTTCACACAGCTACTTATATGTTTAAGAAAGAGTTATTTAAATCAGATTTCCCAACAAATATATTATCTGGAGATAGAACTTTATTTTTGTTGATTTCATGTTTTGGAAAAACTAAAATGATACCGGAAATAACTGCTGTTTATAGAAAAAATGAGGGAGGGATTTCTAACAATGTCATTTCGGAACAAATGATGAGGGATTTTAATTTGCTCCCATTTATAAAAAAATATAGCAATAATAAAATTTCTTTTGATAAATTAAAAGCATTTATAGCGTTAACAGTGATCTCGTATTCCCATTCGATAGAAAAAAAGCATTTTTTACAAGCTTCCTTAGCATTGATTTTATCAAACTTTAAGCAGCAAACTAATTTAAAAAATGGTATTAAGTCAGTTTATAAGAATTTAAGTATCGTTAAAAAATATTATTATAAGGTAAAATGA
- a CDS encoding acyltransferase: protein MGVKSFGTDVYISRFARLYNPGDLVIGSHVRIDDFCILSGKITLGSHIHISAYCALYGKYGIVMKDFSGLSPRCTLFSASDDFNGDYLMSPMSKPIHNHIISGEIFLEKYSQIGANSTILPNVVVSEGAVTGAMSLVTKI, encoded by the coding sequence TTGGGAGTCAAATCCTTTGGAACAGATGTCTATATCAGTAGGTTCGCTAGGCTTTATAATCCAGGAGATTTAGTGATAGGGAGTCATGTTCGAATTGATGATTTTTGTATATTATCTGGGAAAATAACATTAGGTTCTCATATACATATTTCTGCCTATTGTGCATTATATGGAAAATATGGTATTGTAATGAAAGATTTTTCAGGGCTTTCACCTCGATGTACCTTGTTTTCAGCTTCAGATGATTTTAATGGGGATTATTTAATGAGTCCGATGTCTAAGCCAATTCATAATCATATTATTTCAGGAGAAATATTTTTAGAAAAATATTCACAAATTGGAGCTAACTCAACGATACTTCCTAATGTAGTTGTTAGTGAAGGTGCGGTAACTGGAGCAATGAGTTTAGTAACAAAAATTTAG